Proteins from a single region of Hydra vulgaris chromosome 12, alternate assembly HydraT2T_AEP:
- the LOC100215319 gene encoding LOW QUALITY PROTEIN: copper transport protein ATOX1 homolog isoform X2 (The sequence of the model RefSeq protein was modified relative to this genomic sequence to represent the inferred CDS: substituted 1 base at 1 genomic stop codon), translated as MQLXKYTFEVEMTCSGCSGAITRILSKNEGISTFNVDLENKKVTVETDLSSEDVLELIKKSGKKTTLIEN; from the exons atgcaaTTGTAGAAATATACATTTGAAGTTGAGATGACTTGCAGTGGTTGCTCTGGAGCAATAACTCGAATATTGAGCAAAAATGAAG GCATTAGCACGTTCAACGTTGATCtggaaaataagaaagttaCGGTGGAAACTGATTTATCCTCAGAGGATGTTTTAGAACTGAtaaaaaaatcaggaaaaaaaactactttaattgaaaattag